The following proteins are co-located in the Armatimonadota bacterium genome:
- a CDS encoding lytic transglycosylase domain-containing protein, with product MRLRLIFIIPLLIVVSTAAFADEPISVKEYLSLRKKLLTKLPLSALRADSGSYLGKVFEIRGTVSGYSTNSNGSSIILSTRENGSFIISANSLPSENPPIELACLVRIGERSTHSLSDLRLVACAYDVDLKRHDEAERKAAEAKIVKAEEARARTNAKPDKKKSLQGGKQLTAEEFIAAYKNAIKGFNKKLSEAEADKIARSVVGFGMKYQVDPRLVCAVILAESHFRINATSPCGAQGLGQLMPGTAAGLGVNNAYDPVENIYGSVRYIRSMVDRMVGGKMWSELTWNDLAVALAAYNAGPGAVKKHGGVPPYKETQNYVRRVVSIYKQLCGVK from the coding sequence TTGAGACTGCGTTTAATCTTTATAATTCCTCTTTTGATTGTCGTTTCCACAGCGGCTTTTGCCGACGAACCCATATCGGTAAAAGAGTATTTGTCGCTGCGAAAGAAACTGCTTACCAAGCTGCCGTTATCGGCTTTACGTGCGGATTCCGGCTCATATTTGGGCAAGGTGTTCGAGATCAGGGGCACAGTGTCCGGATATTCAACAAACTCAAACGGCAGCAGTATTATCCTCTCAACACGAGAAAACGGCTCGTTTATCATAAGCGCAAACAGTCTGCCGTCTGAAAACCCGCCGATCGAACTTGCATGTCTGGTGCGGATAGGAGAAAGGTCCACCCATTCGCTCTCGGATTTACGGCTTGTCGCCTGCGCATATGATGTCGATTTGAAAAGGCATGACGAAGCCGAAAGAAAAGCTGCAGAAGCAAAGATTGTGAAAGCAGAAGAGGCTAGAGCCAGAACTAATGCAAAGCCGGATAAGAAAAAGAGCTTACAAGGCGGCAAGCAGTTGACTGCCGAAGAGTTTATTGCCGCTTACAAAAATGCCATCAAGGGCTTCAACAAAAAACTTTCAGAAGCAGAAGCAGATAAAATCGCCCGCAGTGTCGTCGGTTTCGGCATGAAGTATCAAGTAGACCCCAGGCTGGTATGCGCGGTGATCCTTGCCGAATCGCACTTCAGGATAAATGCGACTTCTCCATGCGGCGCTCAGGGATTGGGGCAGCTTATGCCGGGCACAGCGGCGGGTCTTGGTGTTAACAACGCGTATGACCCGGTCGAAAATATCTACGGGTCTGTTAGATATATTAGAAGTATGGTCGATAGGATGGTCGGCGGTAAAATGTGGTCTGAGCTTACCTGGAATGATCTTGCTGTCGCATTGGCTGCCTATAATGCCGGTCCGGGCGCAGTCAAAAAGCATGGCGGAGTGCCTCCATATAAAGAGACTCAGAACTATGTGCGTAGGGTCGTTTCAATATATAAACAGCTCTGCGGGGTAAAATAA
- a CDS encoding DUF2461 domain-containing protein, which yields MNSGEHTFNGFFPKTLEFLCNLKANNNKEWFEAHKQEYQEYLLVPLQNLAADLSADMLAIDSLLVVGPKTVSRIYRDTRFSGNKGPYKTTMWLTFKRPRQDWMDAPAYFFEIAPSSYRYGMGFYSASPDTMRKFREMIDEKEEEFQEAISFYPKQKTFAIEGEIYKRIINESKSREIQDWYQRRNLYLVCNRKIDRLIFSGELAEDMISGFNTIAPLYRYLLKLRNS from the coding sequence ATGAATAGTGGGGAGCACACATTCAACGGATTTTTTCCAAAAACGCTAGAGTTTTTATGTAACCTAAAAGCGAATAACAACAAAGAGTGGTTTGAAGCTCATAAACAAGAATACCAAGAATATCTACTTGTACCGTTGCAGAATTTAGCCGCCGATTTAAGCGCAGACATGCTGGCAATAGACTCTCTTCTCGTAGTTGGTCCGAAGACTGTTTCCAGAATCTATCGAGATACAAGGTTTTCCGGCAACAAAGGCCCTTACAAGACAACAATGTGGTTGACTTTTAAGAGACCGCGTCAAGACTGGATGGATGCTCCAGCATACTTCTTTGAAATAGCCCCTTCATCTTATCGTTATGGTATGGGTTTCTACAGTGCATCGCCGGATACAATGCGCAAATTCCGAGAGATGATAGATGAAAAAGAAGAAGAATTTCAAGAAGCAATTTCGTTTTATCCAAAGCAAAAAACCTTTGCCATAGAGGGAGAAATATACAAAAGGATTATTAACGAATCAAAATCTAGAGAAATTCAAGATTGGTATCAAAGGAGAAATCTTTACCTGGTTTGCAATAGAAAAATCGACAGACTAATATTCAGCGGCGAGTTAGCTGAAGACATGATTTCAGGGTTCAACACCATAGCTCCTTTATATCGCTATCTTCTAAAACTGCGAAATAGTTAA